The proteins below come from a single Planctomycetota bacterium genomic window:
- the grpE gene encoding nucleotide exchange factor GrpE codes for EEHPEGHVAGEMQAGYRLHDQTLRPSQVAVSSGMAEESTAPQDENRQGEPDEDDANAAED; via the coding sequence GAGGAACATCCGGAAGGACACGTGGCGGGCGAGATGCAGGCGGGGTACCGGCTGCACGACCAGACGCTCCGTCCGAGCCAGGTGGCGGTTTCGAGCGGCATGGCCGAGGAATCGACCGCACCCCAGGACGAGAACCGCCAGGGCGAGCCGGACGAAGACGACGCGAACGCAGCGGAAGACTAA